A segment of the Anaeromicrobium sediminis genome:
AGAAAAATACTTGTGTATTTTCCTTACTTGCCTTTACAATTTTTTTGATCCTCAATAGTTCTCCATAGAAAGAGGATATGCCTTTCTCAAGATTATCATTTATTCTCATGCACGTATGTATGCTGAAAATTGAACATATCATGTCACTTGCACATACCGGTGCCCCTACATAGGCAAGGACCAAATTGATTCCTATGGTCCTCAGAAAAGTGCTCTTCCCAGACATATTAGATCCAGTTATTAATAATATTCTAAAAGGATCTTGTATATTTGCATCATTACGAACCTGTCTATTGGTAAGCAAAGGATGTCCTATTTTCTTGGCTTGAAGCATTGAAGATTCCTCTGTAATTTCAGGAATTGTCCAGTTTGGATAATCATATGCTATGGTCCCTAAACTGGATAAGGCTTCAATTTCACCTATTTTTTGTAGCCATTCTTCAAGTATTAATCCATATTCACTTTTCCAGCGTTCTAATTCAATTAAGCATTGATAATCCCAGAGAGAAATCACATTGATTGGAAAAAAGAAAATGTTGTTTCGGTTTTCAATCCTATCAACTAAGGCTTCTAGTCTTTTTAGTTGTTCCATTGCTGATATGCCTTTATTATTGCCTAAACTGTTACTTAATTCCCTAAGATATTCAGACTGAAAACTGACTTTTTCAAAGTGCCTTAATATCCTCCTGTATACGATAATACTTTTTTTATACTTATACACCAAAGCAAAATTTTTATTCCGCTTTTTTATATTGATTAAGAGTAGCATCATCTGAAATATTATAAACAATATTGGAATACCTTTTATGGTTCTATTGCCTGCAAAGGCTAGCAGAAAAGTACTGACTGTAACAATAGGTAATACTCGAAAGACTACAATCATCCAAGAATTCGTATATAATGACTGTCTAGTTTTAGCCCAGTTTATTAAAACTTCAATATTTCTATTTTTTTCTGTAATCATCCTTCCTTCTGCCTGAAGTCTATGTCTCCACCATCTCTTAGTAGCTAATTCACTAATTGCTTCCTGTCTTTTAAGAATTGTCACTTTATCGCCATATGGATGAGTCAAAATATGTGCAAGCCTAGTTTTTCCCATATGAGTATTCCCTGAATTGATCCATTGGAAGAGGGATCCTTGTCCTAAAATATCAAGATCATAAGAAAAATTATGATTTTCATCTTGAAAATCGTCTCCATTATCCTTAAACTCCGTCCATCTACCATCCAGCCTCATGATGGAATCAACATTTATTTTTTTAAGTATAGATACATATTTATGTGTTTTCTTAAATCTTCTATGCCTGCTAACGAGGTAAATAAACAACATAATCCAAAGCAAAGATATTCCCCAAGAAATCAGATGTCTTTCCATACTACTTGCAAAGCTTATGGTCATAATTATAGGTACTACCACCAAGAGTCTTAGACCACTAATATAAGTTATGTTTTTTGATAACTTGTCTAATAACCGATCGTAATATCTGACTCTTTTTTCATATATCTTCCTTGAATTCATAAATTTCTAGCTCCTTTAACCTTTAAAATATGAATATGAATTTGTTTTCTAAACTAGTTATTATTTCTTTCTATAGCATTCAAGCTAGAGTGTCATTCTTGCTTGCGTTCAGAGAAAATTGCCTTTGTTTATAATACGGTTCACTGTACATGGTTCAACGACGATTTCTTATTATATAACTTATTCAATCTAGTTACCTGTATTCAAATTTATTGTCCATCTTTTCTAATAAAAACACTTCTAATTTTTCATTTAACTATTTCATAAAAAAATCCATTATTTCACAATCCATTGAGTCACAATTTTCAATAACTTCATTTAGTTGCTTTTTTAAAAAAACTAATTCCTTAATTTTACCATCAATTGTATCAATTTTTTTATTAACTACAGTTTTAAGCTCTTGACTATTATCATCACGTAAAGATAGTAAATTTATAATTTCACTAATCTCTTTTAGCGTAAATCCATTATTCTTACATAATATTATGAACTGAATGATATCAATATATTTTTCTGAATAGACTCTATATTCATTTTCCTGTCTTTCAGGCTTTGGGATTAATCTTATTTTTTCATAATACCTTATAGTATCAATTTTTATATTTAGAACATTTGCTAGTTCACCAATTTTGTAAGATTTCATATTTGCCTCCCTGCTATTTGCTTAAGATTATTTCTAGATGTTTATATCTTTCTTCTTTAATTTTATCATATGAAATAGATTTACTAGCACAAAGGTTAATGGGTGCATTAGTCGGAATACTAAAATATAGTTTGTTGAGGATAAAAGCATCGTATACGTAAGTATCTACATATGCGATGCTTTTTAGTATTGCTATATCATTTAGAAAAATAAGCTGCTACTTTATTTAAAAAACTCTTTCTTGTTTTGTCTGTACCGCTGGTTGTATAAGAATTATTTAACCACTTAACATTTTTAAGTCCAATGCTCTTTAATGTACCTTGTATAAAGGAACGTTTTATTGGATTTCCTACCAAGTATTTTAGATACCAAGTGGGTGCCTCTGAAGTTGTTGTAACTGTAGTAACTTTAATATTAGTTAACAAACCCTTCAGTCCATATTTCCCCTCAATATAAGCATAGTTCTTAAGCATTACTTTCTCAATAAACCCCTTTAGAATAGCAGGTATATCAAACCACCATATAGGAAAAATAAAAACTAACTCGTGAGTATCTTTTAACATTGACTGATATTTTTTAACCAACTCATCTTTAGACTCTCCTTTCGAATAAAAGGCAAGTTCTGACTCTCTAAGAACGGGGGCAAAATTATCCTTATTTAGATCAATAATCTGATATTCCTTTTTCCTGTTTTTTAACTGCTTTACCGCTATATCCATTATAGCTTTGTTAAAGCTTCCATGCCAC
Coding sequences within it:
- a CDS encoding MutS family DNA mismatch repair protein, translated to MNSRKIYEKRVRYYDRLLDKLSKNITYISGLRLLVVVPIIMTISFASSMERHLISWGISLLWIMLFIYLVSRHRRFKKTHKYVSILKKINVDSIMRLDGRWTEFKDNGDDFQDENHNFSYDLDILGQGSLFQWINSGNTHMGKTRLAHILTHPYGDKVTILKRQEAISELATKRWWRHRLQAEGRMITEKNRNIEVLINWAKTRQSLYTNSWMIVVFRVLPIVTVSTFLLAFAGNRTIKGIPILFIIFQMMLLLINIKKRNKNFALVYKYKKSIIVYRRILRHFEKVSFQSEYLRELSNSLGNNKGISAMEQLKRLEALVDRIENRNNIFFFPINVISLWDYQCLIELERWKSEYGLILEEWLQKIGEIEALSSLGTIAYDYPNWTIPEITEESSMLQAKKIGHPLLTNRQVRNDANIQDPFRILLITGSNMSGKSTFLRTIGINLVLAYVGAPVCASDMICSIFSIHTCMRINDNLEKGISSFYGELLRIKKIVKASKENTQVFFLLDEIFKGTNSYDRHIGAKKLIKKLQHNGAIGLVSTHDLELGMLEKENTIKNYHFQEYYKDGQICFDYKLRAGISTTRNALHLMKIIGIEEGID
- a CDS encoding MerR family transcriptional regulator translates to MKSYKIGELANVLNIKIDTIRYYEKIRLIPKPERQENEYRVYSEKYIDIIQFIILCKNNGFTLKEISEIINLLSLRDDNSQELKTVVNKKIDTIDGKIKELVFLKKQLNEVIENCDSMDCEIMDFFMK
- a CDS encoding NAD(P)H-dependent oxidoreductase; the protein is MKTTIILAHPWHGSFNKAIMDIAVKQLKNRKKEYQIIDLNKDNFAPVLRESELAFYSKGESKDELVKKYQSMLKDTHELVFIFPIWWFDIPAILKGFIEKVMLKNYAYIEGKYGLKGLLTNIKVTTVTTTSEAPTWYLKYLVGNPIKRSFIQGTLKSIGLKNVKWLNNSYTTSGTDKTRKSFLNKVAAYFSK